One Glutamicibacter mishrai genomic window carries:
- a CDS encoding PhoX family protein, which translates to MNPTRTLLPMLGHTRGGRSAATCHFKCGDACVKPDCNTSSNSYFKDIADKSLSRRSMLGLGAVGASALVVGPQFFGAQDAVAAPLVPLKNGNNAGGHLSFDAIEPVSRSVDNVSVPEGYDWNAIIRWGDPLFKNTAQFDATNQSARKQAEQFGYNCDYLDIIVDKYSGRTGVLVANHEYTNEDMMFDAAWFEANKDEARRIAMNAHGFSVVEVKRKKKDKKWTYVQGGERNRRITAQTEFTIDGPAAGSDLLKTVADPTGTKVLGTLNNCSGGTTPWGTILSGEENIDQYFSGKGTAEEARYGIGAGATERGWEDTDPRFGLANEGYENEANRFGWVIEIDPQDPKSTPIKHTNLGRFKHEGANVRIAKNGKAVAYSGDDSKFEYLYKFVSKGTYSKHDRKANMSLLSEGDLYVAQFTGNSPAGELDGSGQVPSDGAFDGTGTWLPLVKGGASMVDGMSVEEVLVYTRLAADKIGATKMDRPEDVEPSPISGKLYVALTNNSDRGKAGKEGATEPNPRISNRDGHIIELTEAGNDATSTKFTWNILLVAGDPKVNGSTYFSGYPTDKVSPISCPDNLAFDSKGNLWISTDGAPSTIGYSDALHKVTLTGKDRGRVEQFLAVPTGAETCGPLIHDKDNSVFVSVQHPGEGGTFAAPTSLFPDFLGSSAASGAGQFYGPRPSVVQVFKEDSNPGKGNGKGKGKNK; encoded by the coding sequence ATGAATCCGACCCGTACCCTTTTGCCAATGCTAGGCCATACCCGTGGCGGACGTTCCGCAGCTACTTGCCACTTCAAATGTGGAGATGCCTGCGTTAAGCCGGACTGCAACACCTCGTCCAACAGCTATTTCAAGGACATTGCCGATAAGTCCCTGTCCCGCCGCAGTATGCTCGGCTTGGGCGCTGTCGGCGCCTCCGCACTAGTCGTTGGGCCGCAGTTCTTCGGCGCGCAGGACGCCGTGGCAGCACCATTGGTGCCACTGAAGAATGGCAACAACGCCGGCGGCCACCTGTCCTTCGATGCCATTGAGCCGGTGTCGCGTTCAGTAGATAACGTCAGCGTCCCAGAAGGCTATGACTGGAACGCCATCATCCGTTGGGGCGACCCGTTATTCAAGAACACCGCGCAGTTTGATGCCACCAACCAGAGTGCACGCAAGCAGGCAGAACAGTTCGGCTACAACTGCGATTACCTCGACATCATCGTTGACAAGTATTCGGGCCGCACCGGCGTGCTGGTGGCAAACCACGAATACACCAACGAAGACATGATGTTCGACGCCGCCTGGTTCGAAGCGAACAAGGACGAGGCCCGCCGCATCGCCATGAACGCCCACGGCTTCAGCGTGGTCGAGGTCAAGCGCAAGAAGAAAGACAAGAAGTGGACCTATGTCCAAGGCGGCGAGCGCAACCGCCGCATCACCGCGCAGACCGAATTCACCATCGACGGCCCAGCAGCAGGTAGCGACCTGCTCAAGACCGTTGCCGACCCAACCGGCACCAAGGTCCTCGGCACCTTGAACAACTGCTCCGGCGGCACCACCCCATGGGGAACCATCCTCTCCGGTGAAGAGAACATCGACCAGTACTTCAGCGGCAAGGGCACCGCCGAAGAAGCACGCTACGGCATCGGCGCCGGCGCCACCGAACGCGGCTGGGAAGACACCGATCCACGATTCGGCCTGGCCAACGAAGGCTACGAAAACGAAGCAAACCGCTTCGGCTGGGTCATCGAAATCGACCCGCAGGATCCAAAGTCCACCCCGATAAAGCACACCAACCTGGGCCGCTTCAAGCACGAAGGCGCCAACGTGCGCATCGCCAAGAACGGCAAGGCCGTGGCCTACTCGGGCGATGACTCCAAGTTCGAATACCTGTACAAGTTCGTCTCCAAGGGCACCTACTCCAAGCATGACCGCAAGGCGAACATGTCCTTGCTCTCTGAGGGTGACCTGTACGTCGCTCAGTTCACCGGCAACTCGCCAGCGGGCGAACTCGACGGCAGCGGCCAGGTCCCATCCGATGGCGCCTTCGACGGCACCGGCACCTGGCTGCCACTGGTCAAGGGCGGCGCTTCCATGGTCGATGGCATGAGCGTTGAAGAGGTCCTGGTGTACACCCGACTGGCAGCTGACAAGATCGGCGCCACCAAGATGGACCGTCCGGAAGACGTTGAGCCAAGCCCGATCTCCGGCAAGCTCTACGTGGCCCTGACCAACAACTCGGACCGCGGCAAGGCTGGCAAGGAAGGCGCCACCGAGCCCAACCCACGCATCTCCAACCGTGATGGCCACATCATCGAACTCACCGAAGCTGGCAACGACGCAACCAGCACCAAGTTTACATGGAATATCCTGCTGGTTGCCGGTGATCCTAAGGTCAACGGCTCCACCTACTTCTCGGGATACCCTACGGACAAGGTTTCGCCGATCTCCTGCCCGGATAACCTGGCTTTCGATTCCAAGGGCAACCTGTGGATCTCCACCGACGGCGCGCCAAGCACCATCGGCTACTCGGATGCGTTGCACAAGGTCACCCTGACCGGCAAGGACCGTGGCCGTGTCGAGCAGTTCCTGGCCGTGCCAACCGGTGCAGAGACCTGTGGCCCACTGATCCACGACAAGGACAACTCGGTCTTCGTCTCGGTCCAGCACCCAGGTGAAGGCGGAACCTTCGCAGCTCCGACTTCGCTGTTCCCCGACTTCCTAGGCAGCTCCGCTGCTTCGGGTGCCGGCCAGTTCTACGGCCCGCGTCCAAGCGTGGTGCAGGTCTTCAAGGAAGACTCGAACCCAGGCAAGGGCAATGGCAAGGGCAAAGGCAAGAACAAGTAG
- a CDS encoding phosphatase PAP2 family protein: MPRHSAPARPHHLRWWLALLLLVAFFCVEYFFFVHLRAGQWADQAGFVAWSQWWPRTELLDPVRQFLDLLPVICGAIAAVFLLYRVIRDRRFLRATVAILACAAALASTQLLKHGVLIRPDFNFGTTGNSFPSGHTTAAAAAMGLMFVISPPKLRPVVQPIAWLFATVTGVATLVCGWHRPSDIAAGFLVAAFWMVLASAVLQRIQPLSHEVPKTSWSRGVGTASIVVWAVVVVLSFILPHPHIQKIPDSLQLTYAVLGIVHVIAASLISSLALRSVVIGPMRTFQK, encoded by the coding sequence ATGCCTCGACATTCAGCACCTGCGCGTCCACACCATCTTCGGTGGTGGTTGGCTCTGCTGCTGTTGGTTGCTTTCTTCTGCGTGGAGTATTTCTTCTTTGTGCATCTGCGCGCCGGGCAGTGGGCAGATCAGGCTGGCTTCGTGGCATGGTCACAGTGGTGGCCGCGCACCGAGCTGCTGGATCCTGTCCGTCAATTCCTGGACTTATTGCCGGTAATCTGCGGTGCGATTGCCGCGGTCTTCCTGTTGTACCGGGTGATCAGGGATCGGCGGTTCTTGCGTGCCACGGTGGCGATCCTGGCTTGCGCCGCGGCACTGGCCAGCACCCAGCTGCTGAAGCACGGCGTTTTGATCCGGCCGGATTTCAATTTCGGCACGACGGGCAATTCATTCCCCTCGGGGCACACCACCGCTGCCGCGGCCGCGATGGGATTGATGTTTGTCATTTCCCCGCCGAAGCTGCGTCCCGTGGTGCAACCCATTGCCTGGCTGTTCGCGACAGTTACCGGCGTCGCCACCCTGGTGTGCGGTTGGCACCGCCCCAGCGACATTGCCGCCGGTTTTCTGGTGGCTGCCTTCTGGATGGTGCTGGCCAGCGCGGTGTTGCAGCGGATCCAACCTTTGAGCCACGAGGTGCCCAAGACCAGCTGGTCCCGGGGTGTCGGGACTGCCAGCATTGTCGTGTGGGCCGTTGTTGTCGTCTTGTCGTTTATCTTGCCGCACCCGCATATTCAGAAGATCCCCGATAGCTTGCAGCTGACGTACGCGGTGCTGGGAATCGTTCACGTGATTGCGGCATCGTTGATCTCATCGCTGGCTTTGCGCTCCGTCGTGATCGGACCGATGCGGACCTTCCAGAAGTAG
- a CDS encoding amino acid ABC transporter ATP-binding protein, which translates to MSTDNNELSVHAAGVEITGLRKSYGDNEVLKGIDLNVKPGEVVCLIGPSGSGKSTLLRCVNLLEKPNGGTILVGGFNATDPEVNLDQMRQKVGMVFQQFNLFPHLTVLENCTVAPIKVLKRKKVDAQKIAKSHLNRVGLGDFGERYPDQLSGGQQQRVAIARALSMEPTLMLFDEPTSALDPETVGEVLAIMKSLAQAGMTMLVVTHEMAFAKEVADRVVFMDGGVVVEEGKAAEVIGNPQQPRTQDFLRRVLDPTHVDI; encoded by the coding sequence ATGTCGACTGACAATAATGAACTTTCAGTCCATGCCGCTGGTGTGGAGATCACTGGACTGCGCAAATCCTACGGCGATAACGAGGTGCTCAAAGGCATCGATCTGAACGTCAAGCCAGGCGAAGTCGTGTGCCTGATCGGCCCCTCCGGCTCCGGCAAGTCCACGTTGCTGCGCTGCGTGAACCTGCTCGAAAAGCCGAACGGCGGAACCATTCTGGTGGGCGGCTTCAACGCCACCGATCCAGAGGTCAACTTGGATCAGATGCGCCAAAAGGTTGGAATGGTCTTCCAGCAGTTCAACCTCTTCCCGCACCTGACCGTGCTGGAGAACTGCACAGTGGCTCCGATCAAAGTGCTCAAGCGCAAGAAGGTTGATGCGCAGAAGATCGCCAAGAGCCACCTGAATCGCGTTGGCTTGGGTGACTTCGGCGAGCGCTACCCTGACCAGCTCTCTGGTGGACAGCAGCAGCGCGTGGCCATTGCCCGTGCCCTGTCCATGGAACCAACCCTGATGCTCTTCGATGAGCCAACCAGCGCGTTGGACCCGGAAACTGTCGGTGAAGTTCTGGCCATCATGAAGAGCCTCGCCCAGGCGGGCATGACCATGCTGGTGGTGACCCACGAGATGGCCTTCGCCAAGGAGGTCGCTGACCGTGTGGTCTTCATGGACGGCGGCGTTGTGGTGGAAGAAGGCAAGGCCGCGGAGGTCATTGGCAATCCGCAGCAGCCGCGTACCCAGGACTTCCTGCGTCGTGTCTTGGATCCGACCCACGTCGATATCTAA
- a CDS encoding isochorismate synthase, which yields MSADSPVLSASAHQLSAPSLTSVTFEYVDAPPSLLDDSLRHRSLVWTRNGHGLVGFGTAARLHTHGEERFARARAWFAQVIKNAAITDPLNRPGTGLISFGSFAFSFTSVFESRMIIPQLVIGRDEHTAWITLTGTAEELEGATYEQALARANAAMDDAAIAESDAGSIKLTSGQLTAGSYVQAVHKALGHFEERGISKLVLARDVLAHSSTPIDLSKVVHALTERYGNCWTYSVDGLVGATPEMLVRVTDGLAEARVLAGTLDRAAAGADEPDFAQHHLFEDPKQRNEHQLAIDSLTDSLNPISHGMSAPEEPFILQLPNVWHLASDVRAQLRADASGALPSALDVAEIFHPTAAVCGTPTKKAGVLLRELEGMDRGPYAGPVGWVDSRGDGEFGIALRGGILEDEKLMRLYAGCGIVPGSVPEDELAESWAKMRPMRQALGAE from the coding sequence GATTCGCCCGTTCTTAGCGCCAGCGCCCATCAGCTCTCGGCTCCTAGTCTCACCAGTGTCACCTTTGAATATGTTGATGCTCCCCCGAGCTTGCTTGACGACTCATTGCGTCACCGAAGCCTCGTCTGGACCCGCAACGGGCATGGCCTCGTCGGATTTGGCACGGCCGCGCGCCTGCACACCCACGGTGAGGAACGCTTCGCCCGGGCCCGCGCCTGGTTTGCACAGGTCATCAAGAACGCCGCGATCACGGATCCGCTGAATCGCCCTGGCACCGGTTTGATCAGCTTCGGCTCCTTTGCTTTCTCCTTCACCAGCGTCTTCGAATCGCGCATGATCATTCCGCAGCTGGTCATCGGCCGCGATGAGCACACCGCCTGGATAACGCTCACCGGCACCGCCGAAGAACTCGAAGGCGCCACCTACGAGCAGGCGCTCGCCCGCGCGAACGCCGCCATGGACGATGCCGCCATCGCCGAGAGCGATGCGGGAAGCATCAAGCTCACCAGCGGACAGCTGACCGCTGGCTCCTACGTGCAGGCGGTCCACAAGGCCCTGGGCCATTTCGAAGAGCGCGGCATCTCGAAACTGGTGCTGGCCCGCGATGTGCTCGCCCACAGCAGCACGCCGATCGACCTGTCCAAGGTCGTCCACGCGCTGACCGAACGCTACGGCAATTGCTGGACCTACAGTGTTGACGGCCTGGTTGGAGCTACCCCGGAGATGCTGGTGCGTGTCACTGATGGACTGGCCGAGGCCCGTGTTTTGGCCGGCACCTTGGACCGCGCCGCGGCCGGGGCCGATGAGCCGGACTTCGCCCAGCATCATCTTTTCGAGGATCCCAAGCAGCGCAATGAGCATCAGCTGGCCATTGATTCGCTGACCGACTCGCTGAATCCGATTTCCCATGGCATGAGCGCGCCGGAAGAGCCATTCATCTTGCAGCTGCCTAATGTGTGGCATCTGGCCAGCGACGTGCGGGCCCAGCTGCGTGCCGATGCCTCCGGGGCATTGCCTTCCGCGCTGGATGTCGCCGAGATCTTCCATCCGACGGCAGCGGTCTGCGGCACTCCGACGAAAAAAGCCGGGGTCCTGCTGCGTGAGCTGGAAGGCATGGATCGCGGCCCCTACGCCGGGCCGGTGGGCTGGGTTGACAGCCGAGGCGACGGCGAATTCGGCATTGCCTTGCGTGGCGGAATCCTGGAAGACGAAAAGCTGATGCGCCTGTATGCAGGGTGCGGCATCGTGCCCGGTTCTGTTCCGGAGGATGAGCTGGCCGAGTCGTGGGCGAAAATGCGTCCCATGCGCCAAGCGCTGGGCGCCGAATAG
- a CDS encoding DUF3093 family protein: MHTVKNRPWLYVVLVLPVVIVLGIYLPLANQLPELTATHWSSTYPDEFTRTEILVPVAIGLSAVGSIIGLSALALTRRPALLLTLLFIGSLLSWTTAGVFIGSVVPTVLAETPQTAVIGIWMLPMLACTLLALSPLWICGVYQSYSKQLQAQRQARINQAQGIAAPAPQGTALPEVGEFRETMMAPWWLWMLGLVVAGIGIFALFDSYNRSGQANWTATIISLVVCLFVWPLVLGLCWIRVSITEQRTRVTSALFGFPLRTIKPEEIESVTSTEIDPMTWGGWGWRFFPGGSAVVLRRHEGLAFELKNSSRFAVTIPNSEQGAEQLNAIMLKNGS, from the coding sequence ATGCATACAGTGAAGAATCGTCCGTGGCTGTACGTTGTACTGGTCCTGCCAGTCGTCATCGTGCTCGGCATCTACCTCCCGCTGGCCAACCAGCTACCGGAACTCACAGCGACCCACTGGTCATCCACCTATCCTGACGAATTCACCCGCACCGAGATTCTCGTCCCCGTGGCCATTGGTTTGAGCGCCGTGGGGAGCATTATCGGCCTGAGCGCATTGGCTCTAACCAGGCGACCGGCGCTACTGCTAACGCTTCTGTTTATTGGTTCGCTTCTGTCATGGACCACCGCCGGGGTCTTCATTGGCTCGGTGGTTCCGACAGTCCTGGCGGAAACTCCCCAGACAGCAGTCATCGGCATCTGGATGCTTCCGATGCTTGCCTGCACGCTGTTGGCGCTCAGCCCGCTATGGATTTGCGGCGTTTACCAGTCCTATTCGAAGCAGCTGCAGGCACAGCGGCAAGCTCGCATTAACCAGGCCCAAGGAATTGCCGCTCCAGCGCCGCAAGGCACTGCGCTGCCGGAGGTCGGCGAATTCAGGGAAACCATGATGGCTCCCTGGTGGCTGTGGATGCTCGGGCTCGTTGTTGCCGGAATCGGCATTTTCGCACTGTTCGATAGCTACAACAGGTCCGGGCAGGCCAATTGGACCGCGACGATCATCAGCCTGGTTGTCTGCCTTTTCGTCTGGCCCTTGGTGCTGGGACTGTGCTGGATCCGAGTGAGCATTACCGAACAGCGCACCCGGGTGACCTCAGCGCTTTTTGGCTTCCCCCTGCGGACCATCAAGCCCGAGGAGATCGAATCGGTCACCAGCACTGAAATCGACCCGATGACCTGGGGTGGCTGGGGATGGCGCTTTTTCCCGGGCGGGTCAGCAGTGGTTCTTCGGCGTCATGAAGGGTTGGCATTCGAGCTGAAGAATTCGTCGAGATTCGCCGTGACCATTCCCAACTCCGAGCAAGGCGCGGAGCAGCTGAACGCGATCATGCTGAAGAACGGATCCTGA
- a CDS encoding amino acid ABC transporter permease has product MAMTTSQRARTSKIIQIVLFFVIIIGLIALVDWEKASYAFFSFDKLGPMFPDMILVGLKNTIFYTIISFAFGLVLGLLLALMKVASFAPYRWFATAFIEFFRGIPAILVLLAFGFGLPQAFGTTWPQPVNVMFALGLVSSAYIAETLRAGLQAVPKGQTEAARSLGMPAWRAMVTIVIPQAFKIVLPPMTNEIILLTKDTSLAFILGAAVAQYEMTKFGRDGISQLDAGITPLVVAGLFYLVITIPLSLVARKFESRAAKTKR; this is encoded by the coding sequence ATGGCAATGACTACTAGTCAGCGTGCCCGTACGAGCAAAATCATTCAGATTGTGCTCTTCTTTGTCATCATCATCGGCCTGATTGCCCTGGTTGACTGGGAAAAAGCGTCCTACGCTTTCTTCTCCTTCGACAAGCTCGGACCGATGTTCCCGGACATGATTCTGGTGGGCCTGAAGAATACGATCTTCTACACCATCATCTCCTTCGCTTTCGGCTTGGTTCTGGGCCTGTTGCTGGCCCTGATGAAAGTGGCCAGCTTCGCTCCCTACCGCTGGTTCGCCACCGCTTTCATTGAATTCTTCCGCGGCATTCCAGCCATCTTGGTACTGCTGGCCTTCGGCTTCGGCTTGCCACAGGCGTTCGGTACGACCTGGCCGCAGCCGGTCAACGTGATGTTCGCCTTGGGTCTGGTGTCTTCGGCCTACATCGCTGAAACCCTGCGCGCTGGCTTGCAGGCTGTGCCCAAGGGGCAAACCGAGGCAGCCCGCTCGCTGGGCATGCCGGCCTGGCGTGCCATGGTCACCATCGTCATCCCGCAGGCGTTCAAGATCGTTTTGCCTCCAATGACCAATGAGATCATCTTGCTGACCAAGGACACCTCGCTGGCGTTCATCCTCGGTGCCGCCGTGGCCCAGTACGAGATGACCAAATTCGGCCGAGATGGCATTTCCCAGCTGGATGCAGGTATCACCCCGCTGGTCGTAGCCGGCCTGTTCTACCTGGTGATCACCATTCCGCTGAGCCTGGTAGCCCGCAAATTCGAATCCCGCGCGGCGAAGACCAAGCGATAG
- the menD gene encoding 2-succinyl-5-enolpyruvyl-6-hydroxy-3-cyclohexene-1-carboxylic-acid synthase, with protein MGSPQPDQQLAITTARTVLGILIQAGIRDLVISPGSRSAPLAYAAAEAEHAGLLKFHVRIDERSAAFMALGLAQSSRTPVAVAATSGTAIGQMLPAVMEANHTATPLLVLSADRPDELHGTGASQSTKQKTLFSDHVRLALNVPAGQQAEMCLGQALLALQGDAHLPGGPVQLNLQFRDPLTPSDNESINNPYWESLTPGTWPLARAEQQAAPAPAGQALAIRRTVVVAGHDAGPQAQEFAHQLGLPLFAEPSSNARFSDHAITHYRPLISVGIEHVERVVLFGRPTLSRPVARLLADPSIASAIWQPAPVAWYEAGRRRETPIGNWQELQEFAGRAPAGWLAAWQELDAQALELRADIDRNTSINGLLVAEAIWEHQPEVLLLGSSNIVRDFDLAARPSDGIAVHANRGLAGIDGTISTALGLAVGSQRRTVAVMGDITFAHDASSLSWTPGEKKPELDVVVYNDGGGAIFSTLEHGAVADSGRYANAVERLFSTPQDFDIQSLAKAYGWEYERADSKEELGSLLGHRGGAALRLIEVCASRDHLRADNQSLNEKIGQLSWPGQ; from the coding sequence GTGGGATCGCCGCAACCAGATCAGCAACTAGCCATCACCACGGCCCGAACGGTGCTTGGCATACTGATTCAAGCTGGCATCCGAGACCTGGTTATTTCACCCGGCTCGCGCAGCGCGCCTCTGGCCTATGCGGCGGCCGAAGCCGAGCATGCCGGATTGCTGAAGTTCCATGTGCGCATCGATGAACGTTCGGCGGCCTTCATGGCACTGGGCTTGGCCCAAAGCAGCCGAACACCGGTTGCCGTAGCCGCTACCAGTGGTACCGCTATTGGCCAGATGCTTCCAGCAGTCATGGAAGCCAACCACACCGCAACGCCGCTACTGGTTCTGTCCGCGGATCGCCCCGATGAACTGCATGGAACCGGCGCTAGCCAGAGCACCAAGCAGAAGACCCTTTTCAGTGACCACGTCCGTCTCGCCCTCAACGTGCCAGCCGGCCAGCAGGCGGAGATGTGCCTTGGACAAGCACTGCTGGCGCTGCAGGGAGATGCACATCTTCCTGGCGGCCCAGTTCAACTGAATCTGCAATTCAGGGATCCACTGACTCCATCAGACAACGAGAGCATCAACAATCCCTACTGGGAAAGCCTCACGCCTGGTACCTGGCCGCTCGCACGCGCCGAACAGCAGGCAGCGCCGGCACCAGCAGGACAGGCACTGGCCATACGCAGAACCGTGGTGGTAGCCGGACACGACGCGGGACCGCAAGCCCAGGAGTTCGCGCACCAGCTGGGCCTGCCGCTCTTTGCCGAGCCTTCCTCCAACGCCCGATTCTCGGATCATGCCATCACCCACTACCGGCCGCTGATATCAGTAGGGATAGAACACGTTGAACGCGTAGTGCTCTTCGGGCGCCCCACCCTCAGTCGACCGGTGGCCAGGCTCCTGGCTGACCCGTCCATTGCCTCAGCCATCTGGCAGCCTGCCCCCGTGGCCTGGTACGAAGCCGGACGCCGCCGTGAAACGCCTATCGGCAACTGGCAGGAACTACAGGAATTCGCCGGCCGCGCGCCAGCAGGCTGGCTGGCTGCCTGGCAAGAACTTGATGCCCAAGCCCTCGAGCTTCGCGCAGATATAGACCGCAACACCAGCATCAACGGGCTGTTGGTTGCCGAAGCGATTTGGGAGCACCAGCCTGAAGTCCTGCTCTTGGGGTCCTCGAATATCGTTCGCGATTTCGACCTCGCTGCCCGCCCCAGCGACGGCATCGCCGTGCATGCCAATCGCGGCTTGGCCGGCATCGACGGCACCATTTCGACGGCGCTCGGACTGGCCGTGGGAAGCCAGCGGCGCACGGTAGCGGTGATGGGGGACATCACCTTCGCCCATGACGCCAGCTCCTTGTCTTGGACACCGGGGGAGAAGAAGCCTGAACTGGACGTTGTCGTGTACAACGACGGCGGAGGTGCCATCTTCTCCACCTTGGAACACGGGGCCGTGGCCGACTCGGGACGCTACGCCAATGCGGTGGAACGCCTGTTCTCCACGCCGCAGGACTTTGACATCCAGTCACTGGCCAAGGCCTACGGCTGGGAGTACGAGCGCGCGGATTCCAAGGAAGAACTGGGCAGCCTGCTGGGCCACCGCGGGGGAGCAGCACTGCGTTTGATTGAAGTGTGCGCGTCGAGGGATCATCTGCGGGCGGATAACCAGTCACTGAATGAGAAGATCGGACAGCTGAGCTGGCCTGGGCAATGA
- a CDS encoding ABC transporter substrate-binding protein — MRSPKKKFAASIALSSVALLAMTACGSSSGSSSESEGASFPLNEGKLTICSDIPYEPFEFVKDGKNVGFDMDVAAEIAKDAKLDLNVIDASFDSIESGLFSTQCDIAISSISITDARKEKMDFSTPYMDDDLVLIAKNGSGITDLETAKDKKVGVQQATTGEKYGKENGLENLVGYEDAGLQTQALLANQVDAVLGNQSVLGYAVKDKPDYKAVANFKTGEQLGVAVPKDKADTLELVNGTLKRLTDAGTMEELTVKWFGEK, encoded by the coding sequence ATGCGTAGCCCCAAGAAAAAGTTCGCCGCTTCCATCGCGCTCAGCTCCGTAGCACTTCTTGCCATGACCGCCTGCGGTTCCAGCAGCGGCTCCAGCTCAGAGTCCGAAGGCGCATCCTTCCCGCTCAACGAGGGCAAGCTGACCATCTGCTCGGATATCCCTTATGAGCCATTTGAATTCGTCAAGGACGGCAAGAACGTAGGCTTCGATATGGACGTCGCCGCAGAAATCGCCAAGGACGCCAAGCTGGATCTGAACGTCATCGACGCCAGCTTCGACTCCATCGAATCGGGCCTGTTCAGCACCCAGTGCGACATCGCAATCTCTTCGATCTCCATCACCGATGCACGCAAGGAGAAGATGGACTTCTCCACCCCTTACATGGATGACGACCTGGTTCTGATCGCCAAGAACGGCTCGGGCATCACCGATCTGGAAACCGCCAAGGACAAGAAGGTCGGTGTCCAGCAGGCCACCACCGGTGAAAAGTACGGCAAGGAAAACGGCCTGGAGAACCTGGTCGGCTACGAAGATGCCGGTCTGCAGACCCAGGCCCTGCTGGCCAACCAGGTTGACGCTGTGCTGGGCAACCAGTCGGTGCTCGGCTACGCAGTGAAGGACAAGCCGGACTACAAGGCTGTCGCCAACTTCAAGACCGGCGAACAGCTCGGTGTTGCCGTGCCTAAGGACAAGGCCGACACCCTGGAATTGGTCAATGGCACCCTCAAGCGCCTGACCGATGCCGGCACCATGGAAGAACTGACCGTGAAGTGGTTCGGCGAGAAGTAA
- a CDS encoding o-succinylbenzoate synthase: MSIELPPLAEVLANSHVVRLPMRVKFRGITQREALLIKGPAGWGEFSAFVEYAPAEASRWLAAGIEAAYESFPEPLRATIPVNATLPAVAASEVGSVLEKYDAPHTIKIKVAEKGQSLQDDLARVAEARRLYPQAALRVDANMGWDIAQAVHALKALSDYDLQYAEQPVPGITGLAQVREQLRNAGITLKIAADEAVRKHTDPLEVSRLGAADLMVIKAQPLGGIAAVLDIAQQAELDVVISSALDSSVGLAQAAALASALPELPYACGLSTGTLFADDVCSEPLLATAGYLPVRRINPDSDKLKQLRPEQQRVDWWLHRVEQCYEQLANA, from the coding sequence ATGAGCATTGAACTTCCACCGCTGGCTGAAGTGCTGGCCAACAGCCATGTAGTCCGCCTGCCCATGCGAGTTAAATTCCGGGGGATCACCCAGCGGGAAGCACTGCTCATCAAAGGCCCCGCAGGCTGGGGAGAATTCTCTGCTTTCGTCGAATACGCTCCAGCTGAAGCCTCGCGTTGGCTGGCTGCCGGCATCGAAGCAGCCTACGAGTCGTTCCCCGAACCGCTGCGCGCCACCATCCCGGTCAACGCAACTTTGCCAGCGGTAGCGGCCAGCGAAGTCGGGTCAGTACTGGAGAAGTACGACGCACCGCACACCATCAAGATCAAAGTTGCAGAAAAAGGCCAGAGCCTTCAAGACGACCTCGCCCGAGTGGCAGAAGCACGTCGTTTGTATCCGCAGGCAGCACTGCGCGTTGATGCCAATATGGGCTGGGATATTGCCCAGGCAGTCCACGCGTTGAAAGCCTTGAGCGACTACGATCTGCAATACGCTGAACAGCCCGTGCCAGGAATCACCGGCTTGGCGCAGGTGCGAGAACAATTGCGCAACGCCGGGATCACTCTGAAAATCGCTGCCGATGAGGCCGTGCGCAAGCACACCGACCCTTTGGAAGTCTCACGACTGGGCGCGGCAGATCTGATGGTCATCAAAGCCCAGCCGCTGGGCGGGATCGCAGCTGTCCTGGACATTGCCCAGCAAGCGGAACTTGATGTTGTTATTTCCAGCGCCTTGGATAGCTCGGTGGGCCTGGCCCAAGCCGCTGCTTTGGCCAGCGCCCTGCCAGAACTGCCCTATGCGTGCGGACTATCCACTGGAACCCTTTTCGCCGATGATGTCTGCAGTGAACCGCTGCTGGCTACCGCCGGGTATCTTCCGGTAAGGCGCATTAATCCGGATAGCGATAAACTCAAGCAGCTTCGTCCAGAGCAGCAGCGGGTTGACTGGTGGTTACACAGAGTCGAGCAATGCTACGAACAGCTAGCCAATGCCTGA